A region of Flavobacterium indicum GPTSA100-9 = DSM 17447 DNA encodes the following proteins:
- the secY gene encoding preprotein translocase subunit SecY, protein MKKFIDSLVNVWKIEELKNKILVTLVILLVYRFGSQVTLPGIDATKLQNLTNQTEGGIGWLINVFTGGAFSEASIFALGIMPYISASIVVQLMGIAIPYLQKLQKDGESGRKKLNQITRWLTIGITLVQGPGYIYNLKNTLPGDAFNSDFFSFFPLFSSVLIIVTGTIFAMWLGERITEKGIGNGISLLIMVGILARMPEAFMQEIASSVSQNNGGLMKIVIEIIIWLLVIIACILLVMALRKVQVQYARRSVSGDFEVDSLGDNRQFIPLKLNSAGVMPIIFAQAIMFIPAAIAGLSKSDAALSISNMFKDPFGLVYNIVFALLIIIFTYFYTAITVPTNKMADDLKRSGGFIPGVKPGAETGDFLDKLMSLITFPGSLFLALIAVFPAIIHGLLNVQGAWAYFYGGTSLIIMVGVAIDTIQQINSYLLNRHYDGLMKSGKNRKAVA, encoded by the coding sequence ATGAAGAAATTTATAGATTCATTAGTCAATGTTTGGAAAATCGAAGAACTAAAAAATAAAATTTTAGTGACTCTAGTAATTTTACTTGTGTACCGTTTTGGTTCACAAGTAACTTTACCAGGTATCGATGCAACTAAACTACAAAATCTTACTAACCAAACAGAAGGTGGTATTGGTTGGTTAATCAACGTATTTACAGGAGGTGCTTTTTCTGAAGCGTCTATTTTTGCGTTGGGTATCATGCCATACATTTCTGCATCTATTGTAGTACAATTAATGGGTATTGCTATACCTTATTTACAAAAACTACAAAAAGATGGTGAAAGTGGTAGAAAGAAATTGAATCAAATTACTCGTTGGTTAACAATAGGTATTACCCTAGTACAAGGTCCTGGTTATATTTATAACTTAAAAAATACTTTACCAGGAGATGCATTCAATAGCGATTTCTTTAGTTTCTTCCCTTTATTCAGTTCTGTATTAATCATAGTTACAGGTACAATTTTTGCAATGTGGCTTGGTGAAAGAATTACAGAAAAAGGAATTGGAAATGGAATTTCATTATTAATCATGGTGGGGATATTAGCAAGAATGCCTGAAGCATTTATGCAAGAAATTGCATCTTCAGTATCTCAAAATAATGGTGGTTTAATGAAGATTGTTATTGAAATTATTATATGGTTATTAGTAATAATAGCTTGTATTTTATTAGTAATGGCATTAAGAAAAGTACAGGTTCAATATGCTAGAAGATCTGTTTCTGGTGATTTTGAAGTTGATTCTTTAGGAGATAACAGACAATTTATCCCTTTAAAATTAAATTCTGCTGGTGTAATGCCAATCATTTTTGCTCAAGCAATTATGTTTATACCTGCTGCAATCGCTGGATTATCAAAGTCTGACGCGGCTTTAAGCATCTCAAATATGTTTAAAGATCCATTCGGATTAGTTTATAATATAGTTTTTGCTTTATTAATTATAATTTTTACGTATTTTTACACCGCCATTACGGTGCCAACAAATAAAATGGCAGATGACTTAAAAAGAAGTGGTGGTTTCATTCCTGGTGTTAAACCTGGTGCTGAAACTGGAGATTTTCTTGATAAGTTAATGTCTTTAATCACATTCCCAGGATCTTTATTCCTTGCTTTAATTGCAGTGTTCCCTGCTATTATTCACGGTTTATTAAATGTTCAAGGGGCATGGGCTTATTTTTATGGAGGTACTTCGTTAATCATTATGGTTGGAGTTGCAATCGATACTATTCAACAAATTAATTCATATTTGTTAAATAGACATTATGATGGTTTAATGAAAAGTGGTAAAAATAGAAAAGCTGTAGCTTAA
- the infA gene encoding translation initiation factor IF-1 — protein sequence MAKQSAIEQDGTIVEALSNAMFRVELENGHVVIAHISGKMRMHYIKLLPGDKVKLEMSPYDLSKARITYRY from the coding sequence ATGGCAAAACAATCAGCAATAGAACAAGACGGAACAATTGTAGAAGCATTGTCAAATGCTATGTTCCGTGTAGAGTTAGAAAACGGACACGTTGTAATTGCTCATATCTCTGGTAAAATGCGAATGCATTACATTAAATTGTTACCCGGAGACAAGGTTAAACTTGAAATGAGCCCTTATGACTTATCCAAAG